A window of the Bacillus sp. A301a_S52 genome harbors these coding sequences:
- a CDS encoding DUF1672 family protein — MNTENNSNETDGDYTTGDAFDDRYVSVNDYIGEDYDLVNGEKTDVIANEKFAEIEEAMKAFFLEEYKTEVIVHNVVGNMDGATVFVESVGEPHFHTYAMIGIDVKEEKIMTESIWTEASQVEQSLFGGLLAMIMDEEFAVLDDFVEGLADKYPIIGWRQEAINNVGSTGYTTPYYFIQPMPLEEEMEKMNRLYFENPEISEEELKSQFDKEAYNANFLTISIQVYMDEEDSKPTESLLGDIVQQFNELEGIPRGNYSIWLHDNYVNKLSADGGHDNSLKKRDIIRQ; from the coding sequence ATGAATACAGAAAATAACAGTAATGAAACAGATGGAGATTATACCACAGGGGACGCCTTTGATGATCGCTATGTCAGTGTGAATGATTACATAGGTGAAGACTATGACCTCGTCAATGGTGAGAAGACGGATGTGATCGCCAACGAGAAATTTGCGGAAATAGAAGAAGCCATGAAGGCCTTTTTTCTTGAAGAATATAAAACAGAAGTGATCGTCCATAATGTCGTCGGCAACATGGATGGGGCGACGGTATTTGTAGAATCGGTCGGCGAACCCCATTTCCATACGTATGCGATGATCGGCATAGATGTAAAAGAAGAGAAAATAATGACGGAAAGCATTTGGACGGAGGCGAGTCAAGTTGAGCAAAGTTTATTCGGTGGTTTATTAGCGATGATCATGGATGAGGAGTTTGCGGTACTGGATGACTTTGTTGAAGGGCTTGCCGATAAATATCCTATAATAGGGTGGCGTCAAGAGGCTATTAACAATGTGGGGTCTACAGGCTATACGACACCCTATTACTTCATTCAACCGATGCCTTTAGAAGAAGAAATGGAGAAAATGAATCGTTTATATTTTGAAAATCCGGAGATTAGTGAGGAGGAGCTTAAAAGTCAGTTTGATAAGGAGGCATACAATGCCAATTTTCTAACAATATCAATACAAGTTTACATGGACGAAGAAGACAGTAAACCAACAGAGTCACTTTTAGGCGACATCGTCCAACAATTTAACGAATTAGAAGGTATACCGAGGGGAAACTATTCGATCTGGTTACATGATAATTATGTTAACAAATTATCTGCTGACGGTGGACATGATAATTCTTTGAAAAAAAGAGATATCATCAGACAATAA
- a CDS encoding IS3 family transposase (programmed frameshift), producing the protein MTRQRRTFTAEFKLQLVKLYENGKSRADIAREYDITPSALDRWIKNHKETGSFAAKDNRSEEENELARLRKENQRLMMENDIFKASSADHGTKIDVIRNNAHIYSVSAMCNVLQIPKSTYYYHANSHGRCVFKREDEEISQEVSRIFKESRNNYGTRKIKKELSRLPRPKNVSRRRIGRLMNELGLVSNYTVAQYKPHKTWCNEALVKNELQRQFEQDKPLAVIVSDLTYVRVGAKWHYVCLFVDLFNREIIGRSAGANKNAKLVYQALSRIKGNLNDVRMFHTDRGKEFDNKLISEALETFGIQRSLSMKGCPYDNAVAEAMFKVFKTEFANSAHFSSLEQLAIELDDYVHWFNHIRIHGTLDYLTPMEFKQQPL; encoded by the exons ATGACACGTCAACGTCGAACTTTTACAGCCGAATTTAAACTGCAATTAGTGAAGCTTTATGAAAATGGTAAATCACGTGCAGATATTGCGAGAGAGTATGATATCACGCCTTCTGCGTTAGATCGCTGGATTAAAAATCATAAAGAAACAGGTTCATTTGCCGCCAAAGATAACCGTTCTGAAGAAGAGAATGAACTAGCTAGGTTACGTAAGGAAAATCAGCGTCTCATGATGGAAAATGATATTT TTAAAGCAAGCAGCGCTGATCATGGGACAAAAATAGATGTGATTCGAAATAATGCTCACATTTATTCGGTATCAGCAATGTGTAACGTCCTCCAGATTCCTAAAAGTACGTATTACTATCATGCCAATTCCCACGGCCGATGTGTGTTTAAAAGGGAAGATGAAGAGATTTCCCAAGAGGTCTCCCGAATTTTTAAAGAAAGCCGGAACAATTATGGCACGCGCAAAATTAAGAAAGAATTAAGTAGATTACCAAGACCAAAAAACGTATCCCGTCGTCGAATTGGCCGATTAATGAACGAACTGGGACTTGTATCAAACTATACCGTAGCACAGTACAAGCCACATAAGACATGGTGTAATGAAGCGTTAGTAAAAAACGAATTACAGCGTCAATTTGAACAAGACAAGCCGTTGGCTGTCATTGTAAGTGATTTAACGTACGTCCGCGTTGGAGCAAAATGGCATTACGTATGCTTATTTGTCGATCTTTTTAACCGTGAAATCATTGGTCGTAGTGCTGGTGCTAATAAGAATGCAAAGCTGGTCTATCAGGCTTTATCGCGTATTAAAGGTAACTTGAACGACGTTCGAATGTTCCACACTGACCGTGGTAAAGAATTTGACAATAAGCTTATTTCCGAAGCACTTGAAACATTTGGCATCCAAAGATCGTTGAGCATGAAAGGATGCCCTTATGATAATGCCGTGGCTGAAGCGATGTTTAAGGTATTCAAAACAGAATTCGCTAACAGTGCTCATTTCTCTTCTCTTGAACAGCTCGCTATTGAACTGGATGATTATGTTCATTGGTTTAATCACATTCGCATTCATGGAACGTTAGACTATTTAACACCAATGGAATTCAAACAACAGCCCCTATAA
- a CDS encoding DUF1672 family protein, protein MNTENNSNETDGDYTTGDAFDDRYVSVNDYIGEDYDLVNGEKTDVIANEKFAEIEEAMKAFFLEEYKTEVIVHNVVGNMDGATVFVESVGEPHFHTYAMIGIDVKEEKIMTESIWTQDSQVEQSLFGGLLAMIMDEEFAVLDDFVEGLADKHPIIGWRQEAINNVGSTGYTTPYYFTQPMTLRDEMTEINGLYFENPNISADELKSVFDKEAYNANYLRISIQFYMDEKDSKPTESLLDDIVQEFKALEGVPRGNYSISLHDHYVNKLSASGSQDNTLRKRDIVID, encoded by the coding sequence ATGAATACAGAAAATAACAGTAACGAAACAGATGGGGATTATACCACAGGGGACGCCTTTGATGATCGCTATGTCAGTGTGAATGATTACATAGGTGAAGACTATGACCTCGTCAATGGTGAGAAGACGGATGTGATCGCCAACGAGAAATTTGCAGAAATAGAAGAAGCCATGAAGGCCTTTTTTCTTGAAGAATATAAAACAGAAGTGATCGTCCATAATGTCGTCGGCAACATGGACGGGGCGACGGTGTTTGTAGAATCGGTCGGTGAACCCCATTTCCATACGTATGCGATGATTGGCATAGATGTAAAAGAAGAGAAAATTATGACGGAAAGCATTTGGACGCAGGATAGTCAAGTTGAGCAAAGTTTATTCGGTGGTTTATTAGCGATGATCATGGATGAGGAGTTTGCGGTACTGGATGATTTTGTTGAAGGGCTTGCCGATAAACATCCTATAATAGGGTGGCGTCAAGAGGCTATTAACAATGTGGGGTCTACAGGCTATACGACACCATATTACTTTACCCAACCGATGACTTTACGAGATGAAATGACAGAAATCAATGGTTTATATTTCGAAAATCCCAACATTAGTGCTGACGAGCTTAAAAGCGTGTTTGATAAAGAGGCATACAACGCCAATTATTTAAGGATTTCAATCCAATTTTATATGGACGAAAAAGACAGTAAACCAACAGAGTCACTTTTAGACGACATCGTCCAAGAGTTTAAAGCATTAGAAGGTGTACCGAGGGGAAACTATTCGATCTCGTTACATGATCATTATGTTAATAAATTGTCTGCTAGTGGGAGTCAAGATAATACCTTAAGAAAAAGAGATATTGTTATAGATTAA
- a CDS encoding DUF1672 family protein — MTMHTENNSNETDGDYTTGNAFDDRYVSVNDYIGEDYDLVNGEKTDVIANEKFAEIEEAMKAFFLEEYKTEVIVHNVVGNMDGATVFVESVGEPHFHTYAMIGIDVTEEKIMRESIWTQDSQVEQGIFSGLLAMIMEEEFAALDAFTDQIAEKYPVVGLRQEAINNVKATAYTTPYYFVQPMALQDEMEELNSLYFENPEISAEELKSQFDKEAYNANYLSITVQFYMKEKDTKPTESLLDDIVREFKALEGVPRGNYWINLHDNYINKLSASGSQDNSLDERDIIKQ, encoded by the coding sequence ATGACGATGCATACAGAAAATAACAGTAACGAAACAGATGGGGATTATACCACAGGGAACGCCTTTGATGATCGCTATGTCAGTGTGAATGATTACATAGGTGAAGATTATGACCTCGTCAATGGTGAGAAGACGGATGTGATCGCCAACGAGAAATTTGCAGAAATAGAAGAAGCGATGAAGGCCTTTTTTCTTGAAGAATATAAAACAGAAGTGATCGTCCATAATGTCGTCGGCAACATGGATGGGGCGACGGTGTTTGTAGAATCGGTCGGGGAACCTCATTTCCATACGTATGCGATGATTGGCATAGATGTAACAGAAGAGAAAATTATGAGGGAAAGCATTTGGACGCAGGATAGTCAAGTTGAGCAAGGGATCTTCAGTGGTCTTTTGGCGATGATTATGGAGGAGGAGTTTGCGGCATTGGATGCTTTTACAGACCAAATAGCAGAAAAATACCCTGTTGTTGGATTGAGGCAAGAAGCGATAAATAATGTGAAAGCGACTGCCTATACAACTCCTTATTATTTTGTTCAACCGATGGCTTTACAAGATGAAATGGAAGAATTAAATAGTTTATATTTTGAAAATCCGGAGATTAGTGCTGAAGAGCTTAAAAGCCAGTTTGATAAAGAGGCATACAATGCGAATTATTTATCAATAACAGTACAATTTTACATGAAAGAAAAAGACACCAAGCCCACAGAGTCACTTTTAGATGACATCGTCCGAGAGTTTAAAGCATTAGAAGGTGTACCGAGGGGGAACTATTGGATCAATTTACATGATAATTATATTAATAAATTGTCTGCTAGTGGGAGTCAGGACAATTCTTTGGATGAAAGAGATATTATCAAACAATAA
- a CDS encoding DUF1672 family protein: MKKIRVLGLGLMILVTGCITMNTENNSNETDGDYTTGNAFDDRYVSVNDYIGEDYDLVNGEKTDVIANEKFAEIEEAMKAFFLEEYKTEVIVHNVVGNMDGATVFVESVGEPHFHTYAMIGIDVTEEKIMRESIWTQDSQVEQSLFGGLLAMVMDEEFAVLDDFIEGFVQKNSLTGWRQEAINNVGSTGYTTSYYFIQPMPVALSEPMEKLNGLYFENPSIDTKELKEHFDKEDYNEEHIIFSIQLYMSKEGDKPDKALFQKLVSEFKELEGAPRGNYQLSLHDNYVNKLSASGSQDNSLKERNVLKD, translated from the coding sequence ATGAAGAAAATAAGGGTGCTAGGACTTGGGTTAATGATATTAGTAACAGGCTGTATCACGATGAATACAGAAAATAACAGTAATGAAACAGATGGAGATTATACCACAGGGAACGCCTTTGATGATCGCTATGTCAGTGTGAATGATTACATAGGTGAAGATTATGACCTCGTCAATGGTGAGAAGACGGATGTGATCGCCAACGAGAAATTTGCAGAAATAGAAGAAGCGATGAAGGCCTTTTTTCTTGAAGAATATAAAACAGAAGTGATCGTCCATAATGTCGTCGGCAACATGGATGGGGCGACGGTGTTTGTAGAATCGGTCGGGGAACCTCATTTCCATACGTATGCGATGATTGGCATAGATGTAACAGAAGAGAAAATTATGAGGGAAAGCATTTGGACGCAGGATAGTCAAGTTGAGCAAAGTTTATTTGGTGGTTTATTAGCTATGGTTATGGATGAGGAATTTGCGGTACTGGATGACTTTATCGAGGGGTTTGTGCAAAAAAATTCACTAACAGGCTGGCGTCAAGAAGCCATCAATAATGTAGGATCTACAGGCTATACGACCTCGTATTACTTCATCCAACCCATGCCCGTAGCATTAAGTGAACCAATGGAGAAACTAAATGGTCTATATTTCGAGAACCCTTCCATTGATACAAAAGAACTTAAAGAGCATTTTGATAAAGAGGATTATAATGAGGAACATATTATCTTCTCGATTCAACTGTATATGAGCAAAGAAGGAGATAAGCCAGATAAAGCGCTCTTTCAAAAGCTAGTGAGTGAATTCAAGGAATTGGAGGGAGCGCCGAGAGGAAATTACCAATTATCATTACATGATAATTATGTTAATAAACTCTCTGCTAGTGGCAGTCAAGATAATTCTTTAAAAGAAAGAAACGTTTTAAAAGATTAA
- a CDS encoding DUF1672 family protein, which produces MKYLCLISFSVVFLLGGCMTMNEGNQLQNNQTEIEEVDDRYVNVTDYTGEGYDLPDGEATDPIANEKMTEIEKAVSNFFLEEYKTDVIVHNAVGNAEGATVFVQSIDEPHFHTYAMIGIDTEKGDIETENIWTETNQVEQAIFSGLLVMMMEEEFTELDSFISEIADNYPVVGLREEAINNVRATAYTTPYYFVQPLALRDEMEQITQLYFDNPNISADELRQHFDSDSYDAEKLIISISFFMEENEPDQVMFDDVADMFKAVEGVPRANYTLSLHDNKINKLSASGDQDNSLERSDIIK; this is translated from the coding sequence ATGAAGTATTTGTGTTTAATAAGTTTCAGTGTCGTGTTTTTACTAGGGGGATGTATGACAATGAATGAAGGTAACCAATTACAAAACAACCAAACAGAAATAGAAGAGGTTGATGATCGGTACGTAAATGTCACTGACTATACAGGAGAAGGTTACGATCTACCGGATGGTGAAGCAACAGATCCTATCGCCAATGAAAAAATGACAGAGATAGAAAAAGCCGTAAGTAATTTTTTCCTAGAAGAATATAAGACAGATGTGATTGTCCATAATGCGGTAGGCAATGCAGAGGGAGCAACCGTTTTTGTCCAATCTATTGATGAGCCCCACTTTCATACATACGCGATGATTGGTATTGACACAGAAAAGGGAGATATCGAAACGGAGAATATTTGGACAGAAACGAACCAAGTAGAGCAAGCGATCTTTAGTGGGTTATTAGTTATGATGATGGAAGAAGAATTTACTGAATTGGATTCGTTTATTTCAGAGATAGCAGATAATTATCCAGTCGTCGGATTAAGAGAAGAAGCGATTAATAATGTGAGAGCAACGGCATATACGACACCTTATTACTTCGTCCAGCCGCTGGCACTAAGAGATGAGATGGAACAGATTACACAACTCTATTTTGACAATCCTAATATTAGCGCTGACGAGTTGCGCCAACATTTTGATAGTGACAGCTATGATGCAGAGAAACTTATCATTTCAATCAGCTTTTTTATGGAAGAAAATGAGCCTGATCAGGTAATGTTTGATGATGTTGCGGACATGTTCAAAGCTGTAGAAGGCGTACCACGTGCTAATTATACACTATCTTTGCATGACAATAAGATTAATAAACTATCCGCTAGTGGAGATCAAGATAACTCTTTGGAGAGAAGTGACATTATAAAGTGA
- a CDS encoding PAS domain-containing methyl-accepting chemotaxis protein → MSSTEQIYDEVVIKAIESNLAIIRFDMERRVSYVNTIFAEVMGYTVHEMIGMSHKDFCLPEFAQSPEYDSFWRSLFSGQSFQDKVDRLDAQGNRIALEATYMPLFDDHHRVIGVSKIATNITSRLNAITNVVNGLQSMSEELATRSEEGIERSHHLLESIERIAAVSTENTSTLMNLQSQAGEIRDFVKAIRDIAAQTNLLALNAAIEAARAGEHGRGFNVVASEVRKLSSSVDDTIIEIKNNVDNMTKEVEKISLGTTKAQENITIIQQQVETAIKDFSDISQSAEKLDHQARDFNNIV, encoded by the coding sequence ATGAGTTCTACTGAACAAATCTATGATGAGGTTGTTATTAAAGCGATCGAATCTAATCTTGCTATTATTAGGTTTGATATGGAGCGTCGGGTCTCATATGTTAATACTATTTTCGCTGAGGTGATGGGTTACACTGTCCATGAGATGATCGGCATGTCCCACAAAGACTTCTGCCTACCTGAATTTGCTCAGAGCCCTGAGTATGATTCCTTCTGGAGAAGTTTATTTTCTGGACAAAGCTTTCAGGATAAGGTCGATCGATTAGATGCCCAGGGAAATCGCATTGCACTTGAAGCGACGTACATGCCCCTTTTCGATGACCATCACCGTGTCATCGGTGTTAGCAAGATCGCTACTAACATTACAAGCAGACTAAATGCCATTACAAACGTTGTAAATGGACTTCAATCCATGTCTGAAGAGTTAGCAACCCGTTCAGAAGAAGGTATTGAACGAAGTCACCACCTCCTTGAAAGTATTGAAAGAATTGCGGCCGTGTCCACTGAAAACACGAGCACATTGATGAACCTGCAAAGCCAGGCCGGTGAAATTAGAGACTTCGTAAAGGCAATAAGAGACATAGCAGCACAAACCAACTTATTAGCTTTAAACGCTGCAATTGAAGCTGCAAGAGCTGGTGAACATGGGCGGGGTTTTAATGTGGTGGCAAGTGAAGTCCGTAAGCTGTCTTCTTCAGTAGACGACACCATTATCGAAATCAAAAATAACGTAGATAACATGACAAAAGAAGTTGAAAAAATTTCTCTAGGTACGACAAAAGCTCAAGAGAATATTACTATCATTCAACAGCAAGTTGAAACAGCTATTAAGGACTTTTCTGATATTTCACAATCTGCCGAGAAGCTCGATCATCAAGCAAGAGACTTTAATAACATTGTTTAA
- a CDS encoding zinc ribbon domain-containing protein: MHCSTCGNTFSDQHTFCPEDGTKLLSTNITISTEKQCSECGTAQDALNHFCEHCGAAFRLSSPSPSVRKASPFSTGTFQKESIKKLLVDGFKIAAPAFIGMVIVAAIIHNNVSNYFLGEFDILSMTGFRLTDFFMYLHSVQVTMTIPGEFLGAQTFQTGVVHGLILIALIFSLIGFIFGKRIATLTPKDKLKLALSSGIVYGLMMAITALIARRTMTIEEFYTTVQISLSFSMLQAFSVSFITMTLFSFIGLLLASPKGRSGEDLHDLLPNGKSIYFGARAFLITSFTTLAIYTIYIYNSDMMQEVAIFEAGTLAFILSLQVAAYLIPLIHLQTIELQVPDMLLSAYGRETLWLFSASDHPFFLNLEIGGISPFVLAGLLIPVALFVWTGIILHKTYGESFVKPLLVASSTYTLLSLLLAFFLRISVSLEGFHASISVTFILSALATFTFSSAVMYVTAWFRS; this comes from the coding sequence ATGCACTGCTCGACATGCGGAAATACGTTTTCCGACCAACATACATTTTGCCCAGAAGACGGGACAAAACTCTTATCTACTAATATAACAATATCTACTGAAAAACAGTGCAGCGAGTGTGGCACAGCCCAAGACGCATTAAATCATTTTTGCGAGCATTGTGGTGCAGCTTTTCGCCTTTCCTCCCCGTCACCTTCTGTACGAAAAGCTTCACCATTTTCTACAGGGACGTTTCAGAAAGAATCTATCAAAAAACTGTTAGTCGATGGTTTTAAAATAGCCGCTCCCGCTTTTATAGGCATGGTAATAGTGGCAGCTATTATTCATAACAATGTTTCCAATTATTTTTTAGGCGAATTTGATATTTTATCTATGACCGGTTTTCGTTTGACTGACTTTTTCATGTATCTTCATTCCGTTCAAGTAACCATGACAATTCCCGGCGAATTCTTGGGCGCTCAAACGTTTCAAACAGGCGTGGTCCACGGTCTTATTCTTATAGCACTCATATTTAGTTTAATTGGTTTTATTTTTGGCAAAAGGATCGCTACCCTGACACCCAAAGACAAGCTAAAGCTAGCTTTATCAAGTGGTATTGTTTATGGCCTGATGATGGCGATTACGGCCTTAATTGCTCGGCGGACAATGACAATTGAAGAGTTTTATACAACAGTACAAATTAGTTTATCATTTTCAATGCTTCAAGCATTTAGTGTCAGTTTTATAACCATGACATTATTCTCATTCATTGGCTTGCTGCTTGCTTCTCCTAAAGGACGATCAGGGGAGGACTTACACGACTTGCTTCCAAACGGAAAAAGTATCTATTTCGGGGCTAGAGCGTTTTTAATTACGTCATTCACGACACTCGCTATTTATACTATCTATATTTATAACAGCGATATGATGCAGGAAGTGGCCATCTTTGAAGCTGGTACGTTAGCTTTCATCTTATCATTACAAGTGGCAGCTTATCTTATTCCACTCATTCATTTACAGACAATTGAACTTCAAGTGCCTGACATGCTTTTAAGTGCCTATGGTCGTGAGACGTTATGGCTTTTCTCAGCCAGTGACCACCCTTTCTTTCTTAATTTAGAGATCGGAGGTATTTCTCCTTTCGTCTTAGCCGGTTTGCTTATTCCAGTGGCTCTATTCGTGTGGACAGGTATCATATTGCATAAAACCTATGGAGAAAGCTTTGTAAAGCCATTACTCGTTGCAAGCAGCACGTATACGCTATTAAGCTTACTTCTTGCCTTTTTCTTACGTATCAGCGTTTCCCTTGAGGGATTTCATGCGTCAATTAGCGTTACATTCATCCTGTCAGCACTGGCTACTTTCACTTTCAGTTCTGCCGTTATGTATGTCACAGCATGGTTTCGCTCTTAA
- a CDS encoding serine protease: MVRGICGKRRGRAEKKCLYDARQRMMGVLGAILLIVFASFIGIVTYQAFSSNSSHIKVELLKERKSPVLDSNVDKPLPIFFKEQDEELSTASMIEEAQQSVFTIVTTEEQGSGFLYNNEGHVITSAHVINDSAFASVIAEDDTHYEATVEGTSEFMDVAVLYVPELDGFEPFPLETDQQYRAGEDVLTIGSPEGMQNTVTYGEIIMTEENLLIEEYEYEDLYEISADIIEGSSGGPLISENDQVIIGMNAARTFGENAVGYSVPLYKLDEVIEDLIS, from the coding sequence ATGGTTCGTGGAATATGTGGAAAAAGACGAGGAAGGGCTGAGAAAAAGTGTTTATATGATGCCCGTCAAAGAATGATGGGAGTTTTGGGGGCGATCTTACTTATTGTTTTTGCATCGTTTATTGGTATAGTTACTTATCAGGCATTCTCTTCTAACTCCTCTCATATCAAGGTTGAACTTTTAAAAGAACGAAAAAGTCCAGTTCTGGATAGCAACGTAGACAAGCCACTTCCCATATTTTTTAAAGAGCAAGACGAGGAACTTAGTACAGCGAGTATGATTGAAGAAGCGCAGCAATCTGTTTTCACCATCGTTACAACGGAAGAACAAGGGTCCGGATTCTTATATAATAATGAAGGACATGTGATTACGAGTGCCCATGTTATTAATGATAGCGCCTTTGCCTCTGTTATAGCCGAGGATGATACACATTATGAAGCGACGGTTGAAGGGACATCTGAGTTTATGGATGTGGCTGTGCTTTATGTACCAGAACTAGATGGGTTTGAGCCATTCCCACTAGAAACCGATCAACAATATAGAGCGGGAGAAGATGTTCTAACAATCGGAAGCCCAGAAGGTATGCAAAATACTGTGACGTATGGGGAGATCATCATGACGGAGGAAAACTTATTGATAGAAGAATACGAATATGAAGATCTATATGAAATATCAGCTGATATTATAGAAGGAAGTAGTGGCGGTCCCTTAATTTCCGAAAATGATCAAGTGATTATCGGAATGAATGCCGCCAGAACGTTTGGTGAAAATGCAGTGGGCTATAGTGTTCCGCTATACAAACTAGACGAAGTCATTGAGGATCTCATAAGTTGA